One Alicyclobacillus acidoterrestris DNA window includes the following coding sequences:
- the pstA gene encoding phosphate ABC transporter permease PstA: MITARRRRRKVSGFIGWGFAWLASALVIFALFDLIVSVVWHGVRAFHWSMLVQPTHGTAGGLSNAILGTFELVIIAIVFAAPLGILGGVFTSEFAGNRTAGIVRFLAEVLSGVPSIVIGYFGYLLMVLHWHWGFSALAGGIALTIMMLPYILRTTETSLRQVPHAQREAAWALGMTRFQAISRAIWRPAAGGIATGILLAIAIGLGETAPLLYTAGWSTNYPSLHLTHDQVPYLTYVVWSYLDQPYQDARNLAYAAAFVLLVIILLIQLGVRALVWKTSGYGRRDH, translated from the coding sequence ATGATTACAGCGCGTCGCAGGCGGAGAAAAGTCAGTGGGTTTATTGGTTGGGGGTTTGCTTGGTTAGCTAGTGCGCTGGTTATTTTCGCACTTTTTGACCTGATTGTATCCGTGGTATGGCATGGGGTTCGCGCGTTTCACTGGTCGATGCTGGTGCAGCCGACGCACGGGACGGCGGGCGGTTTGTCCAACGCGATTCTCGGTACATTTGAACTGGTGATTATTGCGATTGTGTTTGCAGCGCCACTCGGCATCCTAGGCGGTGTATTCACTTCCGAATTTGCCGGAAATCGGACGGCTGGTATTGTGCGGTTTTTGGCAGAGGTGTTGTCAGGGGTTCCCTCCATTGTCATCGGCTATTTTGGCTATCTTTTGATGGTGTTGCACTGGCATTGGGGATTTTCGGCGCTCGCCGGCGGAATTGCGCTGACGATTATGATGCTGCCGTACATTCTGCGCACGACGGAAACCAGTTTGCGCCAGGTACCACACGCGCAGCGAGAGGCTGCTTGGGCGCTCGGCATGACGCGATTCCAGGCCATCAGCCGCGCTATCTGGCGGCCCGCCGCCGGGGGCATCGCCACGGGAATCCTGTTGGCTATCGCAATCGGGCTTGGCGAGACCGCACCGCTGTTGTACACGGCGGGATGGAGTACAAATTATCCATCGCTGCATCTGACACATGATCAGGTGCCGTATCTAACGTACGTGGTGTGGAGCTACTTAGATCAACCGTATCAAGATGCGCGCAACCTCGCGTACGCCGCCGCCTTCGTGTTGTTGGTGATTATTTTGCTGATTCAATTAGGCGTTCGAGCCCTTGTTTGGAAGACTTCAGGCTATGGTCGACGTGATCACTAA